Genomic window (Palaemon carinicauda isolate YSFRI2023 unplaced genomic scaffold, ASM3689809v2 scaffold724, whole genome shotgun sequence):
GAAGAAGCGCAGGAGGAAGGAAAGTTATTCCATCTACATCTACAAGGTCCTGAAGCAGGTCCACCCCGACACTGGTATCTCTTCCAAGGCCATGTCTATCATGAACTCGTTCGTGAATGACATCTTCGAACGTATTGCTGCCGAAGCTTCCCGCCTGGCACACTACAACAAGCGCTCCACCATCACCTCCCGGGAGATCCAGACTGCTGTCCGTCTCCTGTTGCCTGGTGAACTTGCCAAGCACGCCGTCTCTGAGGGCACCAAGGCTGTCACCAAGTACACATCCTCCAAGTAAATTGTTCCAATTTCTTGGATGCTTGTGTGACTGGCAACTGGTCTCCACTAAAACCTCGGTTCCAATTTGGAACCACAAACGCATTACTATAAGAAAGAATCTTGACAATGAATGAATGACTTATGCCCTCACGAATTGAATATTATTTCTACATGCCATCCTAATCATTCGGCAGAACACTTATTATTTCTTTAGTTGCAAATGTCAATATGTTGCCcatcagaaaaaaaaggaataaacaaacacagtcagtatgtatgtatataaacaaacagatagattcatttatattatatatatatatatctatctatctatctatctatatatatctatatctatctatctatctatatatatatatataatctatctatctatctatatttttctttttctgtatctATTTCTACTTCGATTTCtatcaaaatagatagatagatagatagatatataaataatattcaatacataaatgaatatattgcgtatatatatatatattatctattatcttTTGTTTGGGTACTGGTTACGGAAATCCAAATCAAAAcgccaacagcatctggtgttcccaggc
Coding sequences:
- the LOC137637424 gene encoding histone H2B; the protein is MPPKTSGKAAKKAGKAQKSIAKGDKKKKRRRKESYSIYIYKVLKQVHPDTGISSKAMSIMNSFVNDIFERIAAEASRLAHYNKRSTITSREIQTAVRLLLPGELAKHAVSEGTKAVTKYTSSK